The Brockia lithotrophica genome includes the window TCCGCGTGTCCCCCGAGCGGAGGCAGGGGGGAAATGAGTTGCTCCCGCGACTCGCAGTTTTTCCGTATGACCTCGAGGGCCTCTTCGACGCGTTCGTCCTCGACTCCGATGAGGAAGGTCGTGTTCCCCACGCGGAGGAACCCCCCCGTGCTCGCGAGCTTCGTAGCCCGAAAATTCTCGCGTACGAGGGCGTTCATGAGCTTGTGGCTGTCTTGGTCCTGCACGACCGCGATGATGAGCTTCACGGCGCCGCCCTCCTCCTGTTCTTACGT containing:
- a CDS encoding cyclic-di-AMP receptor, which gives rise to MKLIIAVVQDQDSHKLMNALVRENFRATKLASTGGFLRVGNTTFLIGVEDERVEEALEVIRKNCESREQLISPLPPLGGHAESYVPYPVEVQVGGATVFVLPVEAFHHF